From Malus sylvestris chromosome 1, drMalSylv7.2, whole genome shotgun sequence:
GCGCAAAACCCTAAAtattctctctccttcttcgTCATCGTCGACACGTTTCGCCACCACATGAGCTCTCCTCTGGTGAAAACCTCTCGGCTCCTGCAACGTGTCCACTGCCTCCATTCGCCTTCAGCAGTCGCTTGCCGCCGTcaccatttttgcaaaatccCAGCGCCAGCTACTGCACCAGTTTTCTTGACATGTTTGGATtatatatgtgttatataaCTTATATTGACTAAGACCCTAAATCATGTCGTGTTCGGTATAGGGCAAATTCGGTGGTGctatacatatatttattttatctttcacacatttattaattttgagtctccaaattaaatgaatttaaaaaaaattaatgaacaaaatttaacaagaatgtgtaagaagtaaaaaaaaatgtgtaaataGGATAACCTATTCAATTACAATCGGTGTTCTAAACATTTCCTAATGTTTTTTAACTTGCCATATTACATTATAGTGTAGTACTTTCTTAAAGTGTTAACTAAGTTGCTAATAAGTTCTTATCGTATATGTATTTTAGTTGGCATGCTTGTTCTAATTAATTCTCAACATTATAGAGACACTTACAAGCATCTACTCTATATATTGTCGATAAAACATGTAACAATAGTTTACAAATATCTCCAATGTTGTTGTCTGTGTTGCTGTTGTCGTTCCTTTAATATGCAGTCTTGCAAAAAGTTGCAAGTAGCTGCCCAAATCATATAGGTAAATAAAGAATTGAGATCTTCTCCAGATTTTTGAGCCTGATGAGCTTAAAAACTTAAAGATCTGGGCCGTTAAAGAAAGAGATTAGGACTCTTGATTTGTGTAAGATGGACCAGTATCATGAACTAATGAGAATCGTAGAATTAAAATTAAGTGTCTGAATCTCTCAGCATGCGCTCTGATTCATCCTTTACGTTCAAGAAAGACAAatggaaaagtaaaaagaagAAACTTGGTAAATACAGAGAGGTAATTATGCAGTGCATGAAAATTCATCCCTAGCTACCTCATTCTCTAGTGGTCAGAAAGAACCCACCAAAGTGTAAAGGGCATACACACAATAGATAGATAGaaatggatttggatcccatctggatcccatccggatccaaaTTGTGGGATCCTCACATCTTAGTCATTCTTCGTACATCGCGTAGTCAGAAAtcctttgatttgttttttttttaaattaaacacaattaatacctaacgaaaactgaccgaacgatatacgataaacgaataGAATGCGATGATCCCAatgatcctcacaaaaagaatcctaagaggatcctcatccgaTAGAAATAGATATAGATACACTCATTATATATATAGACTCCCACACGAAGGATGAATAGCGACATTGACCATaggaaaaataatttatattCTACTAAACTACTTATGTGCATGTACACATTATTCTCAAATGTATGTACATGAACAGTAACTCAAACGAGGGTTGGTTCAGTTGGTCAAGTTCCTACCTTGTGTGTCTCTGCCCAAGGTTTGAATTTCGCTGCTAACAATCTTCGTTGGTGCGCGATATGTAAATTCCTATATAAATGCATATGATGCTGGTGGTAGTTGATAGTTAGGAGTATATGACGCTGATGATAAAAGTAACCAATCTCTCCCAAactttttattacaaaaaaaaaaaattgatttatatACACACCTCTTCTCTTTCAGCACGTTTGTTTACCTatgattttgatttattttattttattcaattcaaaaataaaaataaatataaacgtGCATAAAAAATAGTGTGTGAATATTGTTCTCATGTACACATACTATGAAAACGAAAGCAGTAAAAGACGAAACTACCCTActgtctctctcctctctcttctctctctcacacatatAGTTGGCCAACACATGGAACCGCACCACATGTACACAGTACCATCATCTCTTTCAGCATAGTGCTTCATCTTTGCCTTTAAGACTATCTGGGTTTGAAAAGTGGGTGGTTTTTCCTCTCTCAAAAGACTCCACATAGCTTTTTCTCTCTACCCTTTTCTCCTCGTTAATCCATGGACACAGCTCACTGGCCACAGGTAAAGCGaaaaccttttctttttttcctccaTGAAATCATGAAATTATCATCTAGGGTTGAGTTTTTCAAAGTTAATATTTATAAGAAATATCTTAAGCTTAATAGCTTTGGGTTTGGAAAATTATCTTCCTTCATATATAAGTTGGTTTTAAAGTTGTATTaatttgcttttcttctttccacTAATAGTGGCTGAATTTATATTGTTGTATCTTCCAAAGGTCTTTCATTTTTTGTCCTGAAAATTTAAAGTACtgcactttttcttttctttttcttcttcccatCATCTGATAAAGTAggttgttttctttccttttactTTCTTCTCTCCATCTTTGTCTTAATTTTTTCGGAGTGACAACATATATACTCTTTTTTGGTGGGTTTTCGATCACCAAAGTTATGGCCTTTTCTTgtcgctttttttttttgggtttatttttatattttattttcaggGTATTGGAGTGGTTAACTCCATGGAAGATTTTTCTTCTACAAGGCCAATCACAGAGAGAAGGGCAAGGCCTCAAAAGGATCAAGCTTTGAATTGTCCAAGGTGCAATTCCACCACCACAAAATTCTGTTATTACAACAATTACAGCCTCTCTCAGCCAAGATACTTTTGCAAGACTTGTAGAAGGTATTGGACTGAAGGTGGATCTCTGAGAAATGTTCCGGTGGGTGGAGGGTCACGGAAGAACAACAAGAGATCAAATAATTCCGATTCATCATCACCGTCCACGTCTTCAGCGAAGAAGGTTGCTCATGATCGTGATCACCATCTGACCCCACAAAGTAATTTTCCTTCTCAGTCTGCTTCTCAAAACCCTAATAAGATCCACTTCCAAGGTCAAGATCTCAACCTTGCATACCCACCAGCTGATCAGGAACATGACAACAATAATATTACCGAACTACCCTTCAGTATTGAGACTATTGACAACAGAACctaccaccaccaaaaccctaGCTCCTCAGCCACTACTACCACATCTCATCATTTCTCATCGGCTATGGAACTGCTCAAAAGTACTGGGATTGCATCAAGGGGGCTGACTTCTTTCGTGCCGATGGCGGCGGTGGAGGTGCCGGATCATTCGAGTAATATCACAATGTTTTCATCTGGGTTTCCGATGCATGAGTTTAAGCCAAGTGGGCTTAGTTTTTCTCTAGATGGGTTTGAGAGTGCTGGATTTGGTGGCTGTCTTCAAGGGGTGCAAGAGACTACTAATACTAGTCATGCAAGGCTTTTGTTTCCTACTGCTCAGGATTTGAAGCAGCAGATTCCGAGCTctactgctgctgctgctgatttTGATCAGCACAATAATAGAGGAGGAGAAGGGGGTTCCGGTGGTGGGTATTGGAATGGAATGCTAGGTGGCGGATCATGGTAATGCAATTGccagaaaagaaacaaaaaaagtaGTGATCTAGAAGAAAGATCggtatttggttttgtttttcttcatttgcttggaTGGCTTGTTTGGAATTGGAGTTGATAACGAACAAAGTAATAGGGTACATGAGTTTTTCTTCCCCTTTTTCATCATCAGTGTTAATTATACTTGATCTGCCTTGTTCTTTCTCCCTCTCGGTTTTCTAGTATGCTTAGGATATCCTGTACACCAGAGCATAGTAGAATTTTCGCTCATTCTCACCCTCctccttattattttttttcctttattttgtccttaatCAATGTGCATGTTTGAAAATTTattattggttttgcttcaaagGGGTGTCTCATGAATCATGAGGAATTCTTTACAAATATTCATGAAAAGAAGGTCAAGGATTTCCCCTATTTCCCTGTTAGGGTTTCATAACGCAGAGAAATTACAAGATTACTCCTATAGAGATTACTTCttgatcatctaccacatgcaGCAGCGTACGATGCAGTTCTTTAGGATTTCCTGCTGAAATTCAATgatttattttcattatgttttccGTTAGCTTAGTTAACAAGTGTCGGTAATTAATTTGTCAATTAAGTTGTGTACACAGAGATTAATGACTTATTTTATATGTTTACTTTAGTAGTTAGCACTTGGATTTGTGGGTTGATTGTGTACGTATTTAGAGAGTGTATTAGCAGTTGAGGTTGGATTATTTATTAGTTAAGTAATATTAAAGGTGAGTTGGAATGATGGCTGTCAATCCTTTATTAGCAAAAGTTTCTTCTTTTTGCTTGGCAACAGATCAGAAATGTCAGGTCTTTTCAGCACCATCTGCGCCTTTGAGATTCTTCCACCCATTAACTCCACCACCCCCCACCTCCCTCCTGCTCTTCATGAATCTTCATCATCACCCGCACAAGGAGATGATTTTTCAAGAACAATGAGTAGGTATGCAAGACCCAAAcactatttattttaaattaaattctaTAAACCCTAAGCAAATCTGGGTCTGCCGTCAACAATATAAATTAGAGAACTCTGCTTTTAGGAACTTCATTTTTTACGGTAACAAAAGTGAGACGATAGATTCAATCTCCCTAAGGCTCATGTATAATATAAGACTACCTTAGCATttaagaaaacatgaaaaaaaagggGTGAATATGTAAGAAGTCTTTTATATGATGAAAGCATAGTTCGGTGGTCCTTCACCTATTTTCAAAGAGCTCTCGAACCCCTTGACTAACTTGCACTCCCTTCgttattgaccaaaaaaagaaaagaaacttgCAGTACTCCCTTTGTTGGCTAAGaaaagtttttcaaattgcGGATACTTCATATGTTATAAAATAAGTAGAataatactaaaaaaaattatagtgttttctccaCTTATAGTATCATGCAGAGTACTGCTTAAATATCTAATACTTAAATTTCTCATTGGCTATGGAGGGCCACCACAAACATTCCCATCCGTCGGTCACCATGCTAGGGAATAATCTTGTCCACTCTACAAAATCCTCCCAGATGTAGACCCtcattcattaattaatataatatgtaATTAGATTCATACATTGAGATAAGATAGATTGACTTTCTACTTTCCATATAGTTGTTCCATCTTTTTGTCTTGGTAAATCGATGAGAACTAGCTACGGTTATAGCTCCTGTTGCTAGTCACAGTGATATATGTAGATGGAGGTGCACCACCCACCATGAACATCCCTTTCTTGCCAAAACTTAGGCATCTACAATCTACTCCACCAATCTCTCCTTGCTTTtcacttttaactttttttttcctcgcAAAACTTGTTAAGATATATGGAAAGATTCTCCTAATTATGCCACTAATTCACCACATATCAATCGTCTTTTTAAACACGACAAACATTTAGATATGGAATAGCAAGCTGTTTTACATTTTTACTATAGTGaatcttttctttcttgtttgtaCGTATTTTTGTCAATGATAAGCAGTCGAATTAAAGGGTACATTTCTGCGCACCACCCTCAAGTGGTGGTGATGTTCATCATCCTATTTATCGCGGTTAGATGTGTTTAAATCTTGAAATTTGTGTCTATCTATTACACAaatctcgaaatttaaactcatctggTAGTACTAAATATGACAATAAGCATCACAATCACTTAAAGGTGGCGAGCACAAATACTCCCCAAACTTGTTTGTGCATTGGGATCATATATGGTATTGGGTAGCAGAAGTTATAGAACGTTGGCCAGATACAGTACGTACTACCTACACAATTTACACAACGCATGTATAATCCATCAACTACATACATGCCTACAGTTATACATTTGTTCATTACCTTAGGATCATTTTCCTGCTTTTTGGGTGATACTTAACCATGTGCCAATTATATATTTCTCAAATCATCATATCACCTTCATTAGGGTTCTAATCACCACGTCTCCTGTAAAGCGTACTGCTGCTCAAATATTACAGCTAGCTAGTTGCAcattaaataaatttgatttTATGGTAGAATCCTAACTTTTTTACAGTATGTGAAAGTAAATTGGTCTTTTGACTGGTGTAAAATTACCACACACACATGACTCTCAATTGCTaaaaccgtcaaaaagtttgaTGGAATCAAGTTATCTTTGAACTGCGATAAATATCATCAAATTACAAGAACCTATATCACGGCAGTTAAATCTACAAGAACTAAACTGTAACTTCATGCAGCATTGGTCCGGCAAGTAATTTTATGTTGTCAACAGATTTGAAATCTTATAGCCAAGCCAGTCCAGCTCCTTATTCAGGCTCTTCTTTCTGCTAGAATAAAAAATAGCAATAGTACAGGTACATGATATGATGCCTCTTGCgtacaaaaaccctaaaaaacttCATCGCATGGAAAAACCCTACTACTCCTCTCAGTCCGCCCTCTTACGTTAAGGTACTGCTATTCGGATGGCTCAGATGGCTCAAGATGATGATCATGCTGCTCCTAATCAGATGGCTCAGATGGCTCAGCGTGATAAAGGGTTTTGGTAGCATGTGGTAACAAGTAGTGAAGTCCAATCAAAGTATTAGGTTTCGGAGATATTTACGCTAATAAATTTGTTCTTTCCAAGTACAGCTATCCAGTTTACTATTATTTCAACATGGCAACTATTTCCTGGAAACCTACTAGCGGAAAAATCAAAGGTGCATTTGTTGCACCGTACTATTTCAAACCATATTAACTTTAGGGACTAAGGTGTACTCAGTAGTATAAGAACAATGAAACGTTTGGTACAATGTTGGCCTAAGCTATGGGAGATGTTGACAACTCTAGTTATGGGTCCCAGATGCTATGAATTGTATAAAAATGCTACAAAAAACTCCTATAGCATTTGAAAAATGCTATGGAAAAAGTTTATTATAGAATTTTGGAATTGATATAGTAAACTTTTCATAGCATTTACAAGCTATAAAGGGTGATAATAGCATTTTACACTTTCTATATCATGGCCTAATATATCAAGAAGAAGCAAGCGGCCTTTTATCACAGCAGTAGAAAAGTATTGTGCTCTTGCATGATGACGTGGATTCAAACCTCATCGGTTGCTAATTTAATATTTattctaacaaaatctatcgtttcaAAAATCTGTTACTCAGAATATTCATTTACAAGAAGAGCCATGTCGTAGTAGATGTTACAGATACAATTTTCAGAATCTAAAAACAGCTCTCTGGTTGGGGATACTCGACTgaatgtgtttaattttaagcCTACTTCCTTCATCAAACACCGTCTCCATGATATAACCGCCGTCAAACTTCATAAGAACAGCTATAAACCTACGGGCAGCAGAAAACAAAACTTTGAAAGCGGAGTAGGCGGGTGACTGTCCGTGACTGTTAGAACTTATCAGACTTACATAACAATAAAACAAACAATATACATGGCCTTACCATGATTTGAAACTACGTGCCTCGGCGATACTCCAATTGCTTTGTATTCTCTAGTAATACCTACCATAGAAAACCCAGATTAAAATTCCAATAAAGATGGCAATACTGCAACAAAAAATGAAGCAAACTCTCATTGAGCAACAAGCACTGTCCAAATACAGAGGCTACATGTCAAGGAAGAACTTATCACTGCAGGGGAGGAAAAAAAGAGCAAAAAAGTGCTTACTTGTCGAATATATGTTGCAACTGCCTTGCAGCCCTCGACTGCAAGTTGCATTACGTTTTCAAAAATGTCCAATGGTAATTTAGCATCCATCTGCATCAACGATCATCACGAATAAGTGGTTTACAAAAGGCGCTACAAAGAAGACACTGTAGATGCCAACTAACACAACAATTGTAACTTAACATTGTGAGAACAGATTGAGAAACAAATATGACAATTACCTGAAGAAGAGTCACTTTGTCCAACTTTGGCATAATGCCTAAAGTGACATCAGCGCCTCCAGCACTATCTTCTACATAGTTTAAATCTGCCAAACCAGCAACAATAAGCTCACATGAATATTACAATGGCCTTACAGGAGCCGTACAAGCATAAGGTAATGTAAAAGTTTA
This genomic window contains:
- the LOC126624758 gene encoding dof zinc finger protein DOF4.6-like, coding for MDTAHWPQGIGVVNSMEDFSSTRPITERRARPQKDQALNCPRCNSTTTKFCYYNNYSLSQPRYFCKTCRRYWTEGGSLRNVPVGGGSRKNNKRSNNSDSSSPSTSSAKKVAHDRDHHLTPQSNFPSQSASQNPNKIHFQGQDLNLAYPPADQEHDNNNITELPFSIETIDNRTYHHQNPSSSATTTTSHHFSSAMELLKSTGIASRGLTSFVPMAAVEVPDHSSNITMFSSGFPMHEFKPSGLSFSLDGFESAGFGGCLQGVQETTNTSHARLLFPTAQDLKQQIPSSTAAAADFDQHNNRGGEGGSGGGYWNGMLGGGSW